In the genome of Nonlabens sp. MB-3u-79, one region contains:
- a CDS encoding glycosyltransferase family 4 protein — translation MKVAFITSTMFSYRNGPANFAINLWKLLENFNREHIYFQFFTEETPDLVVSEISKVSLKWSSRLGFVSMLGRPLDYAAAIREHQYDVRIWNFSLVASWMLLNKKNSDKTKDVVFVNDPFSAGFKGFNWSRTSIRYWAFRQFERFSCRKADIVVANSDVLKELLINEYNLSTDKVKVLLKGIDFDEIKVKKHNYYIDTKSPIKVCFVKSNHVAGGLKLLCDSLSLLPYEFSVIVIGPRVIEPYFYDYQNIKINLKGRQKKEEVYHTLAESDLFAVPFLLEAFGQINMEAFQVGVPTLILPTDYQMLLHDDSYAHIPLSTKVNDISESIESIIQMPEIQREQLAVHGRNTVSSKYDRSVMADSMTKILQDL, via the coding sequence ATGAAAGTAGCATTTATTACTTCGACCATGTTTTCTTATAGAAACGGCCCTGCAAATTTTGCAATTAATCTATGGAAGTTGCTTGAAAACTTTAATCGCGAACATATTTATTTTCAATTCTTCACTGAAGAAACTCCTGACCTAGTTGTATCTGAAATCAGTAAAGTTTCCTTAAAATGGTCAAGTCGACTAGGTTTTGTTTCTATGTTGGGCAGACCTCTCGATTACGCTGCTGCCATTAGAGAACATCAATATGATGTAAGGATTTGGAACTTTAGTCTTGTTGCTTCCTGGATGCTGCTTAATAAGAAAAATTCTGATAAAACAAAAGATGTAGTTTTTGTAAATGACCCATTTAGCGCTGGTTTCAAAGGTTTTAACTGGAGTAGAACAAGCATACGCTATTGGGCCTTTAGACAGTTCGAGCGCTTCTCTTGCCGTAAAGCAGATATTGTAGTTGCCAATAGCGATGTTTTGAAAGAACTCTTGATTAACGAATATAATTTATCGACTGATAAAGTTAAGGTATTACTAAAAGGTATAGACTTTGATGAGATCAAGGTTAAAAAGCATAATTATTACATTGATACAAAATCGCCAATTAAAGTATGCTTTGTTAAATCAAATCATGTTGCCGGCGGGCTGAAACTACTCTGTGATTCTTTAAGCCTATTACCTTATGAGTTTTCTGTTATCGTGATCGGTCCTCGGGTGATTGAGCCTTATTTTTACGATTACCAAAACATAAAAATCAACCTAAAAGGAAGACAAAAGAAGGAAGAGGTTTACCATACGTTGGCTGAGTCTGATCTTTTCGCCGTTCCGTTTTTATTAGAGGCTTTTGGTCAGATTAATATGGAAGCGTTTCAAGTAGGGGTTCCAACCTTAATTTTGCCTACAGATTATCAAATGTTACTGCATGATGATAGTTATGCCCATATTCCTCTATCTACAAAAGTAAACGATATTTCAGAATCGATTGAATCAATCATCCAGATGCCTGAAATACAAAGAGAACAACTTGCTGTTCATGGAAGAAATACAGTTAGCTCAAAATATGATCGTTCCGTTATGGCAGACTCAATGACCAAAATATTACAAGATTTATGA
- a CDS encoding O-antigen ligase family protein: MNNLDRWLAGIAATPLFILFSEVLEVPASVSNVLLLVVLVIPFFVVGVFKRRYHNFGKYSFVILLSLVLVIFNILLSEDIKLSLQYWIVYLVFTYGFYIWWCEIDSSENRTSIILRLTSRVGVYVGISALVILILLMALEINDLKTFNSLGIISGSAICYLWFVKGIKTRFKWLLIAFLAVALFISLSRSSLVFTILTIFMVEILLSNQGKIRKAFIVFSGLIFVFFFSGSLLDWLSQKELSGITSFSQIQNLNDDRSRLIENFMETYDDNFFTGYGINVSYQELSSWDIVDNLHVHNGILDTVLQVGIPLAIVFIVFYLLALKRSYHLARNNSSFAAIFGFLTYYAFRSYGESYFMLNIGNPMSISVIILVLFVLNLKNEK; this comes from the coding sequence ATGAATAATCTAGATAGGTGGCTGGCAGGAATAGCCGCTACACCTTTATTTATATTATTTTCTGAAGTTCTTGAAGTACCAGCATCAGTTTCAAATGTTTTGTTGCTTGTAGTTCTGGTAATTCCATTTTTTGTGGTTGGTGTTTTTAAAAGAAGATATCATAACTTTGGAAAATATTCTTTTGTAATTTTACTTAGTTTGGTCTTGGTAATCTTCAATATCCTTTTGTCTGAAGATATTAAATTGAGTTTGCAATATTGGATAGTATACCTTGTCTTTACCTATGGATTTTACATCTGGTGGTGCGAAATAGATAGCTCTGAAAACAGAACTTCGATTATTTTAAGACTAACCTCTAGAGTAGGCGTTTATGTTGGAATATCTGCTCTGGTGATTTTAATATTGCTAATGGCTCTTGAAATTAATGACCTAAAGACATTTAACTCATTGGGAATTATATCTGGATCTGCTATTTGTTATTTGTGGTTTGTAAAGGGTATTAAGACCAGATTCAAATGGCTTTTGATAGCTTTTCTAGCGGTCGCTTTGTTTATTAGTCTAAGTAGGAGTAGTCTTGTTTTTACCATCCTAACCATATTTATGGTCGAAATCCTATTATCCAATCAAGGCAAGATTAGAAAGGCGTTCATCGTATTTTCTGGATTAATCTTTGTTTTCTTTTTTTCAGGGAGCTTATTAGACTGGCTTTCACAAAAGGAATTGAGTGGAATTACCTCATTCTCACAAATTCAAAATCTGAATGACGATCGCTCTAGGTTGATTGAAAATTTTATGGAAACCTATGATGATAATTTCTTTACTGGCTATGGAATTAATGTATCTTACCAAGAATTATCATCATGGGATATCGTGGATAACCTTCACGTTCATAACGGTATTCTAGATACCGTACTTCAAGTAGGGATTCCTTTGGCGATAGTTTTCATAGTGTTTTATTTATTGGCTCTGAAACGATCATATCACTTAGCCAGAAATAATAGTTCTTTTGCGGCGATTTTCGGTTTTTTGACCTATTATGCATTCCGAAGCTACGGCGAATCATATTTTATGTTGAACATAGGAAACCCAATGTCAATTTCCGTAATAATATTGGTCTTATTTGTTTTAAACCTAAAAAATGAGAAATAA
- a CDS encoding glycosyltransferase yields MPEKEIKISCLPIAGLENPYQKLMMEGIASKEDLQVRYGFDGKFFAILKTAVLQKPDVLHLDWIQKYYIRRKEWMIWLLFPLFIMEVFLVDKFTNVKLVWTLHNIIPHDLNNIGPKKWCRSFFARSCDWIRVFDEKSIHKAVAALNVTKDKFKVVPEGSYVDYYKNNTTKEAARKELFLAMDNFVYLYLGSIKPYKGIENLLLSFKRLKNERAFLIIAGKSFNDEYLKGLNIDHPRVKLHDEFVPDDQLDIYFNAADVVVLPFHSVENSGSVILAMGFKKPVIAPNMGVLQRRLNNQSDLLYSDRIEFQKIMETVSFRSDLKEKGQSNFEELKKYQWSDFSKQFAK; encoded by the coding sequence ATGCCAGAAAAAGAAATTAAAATTTCATGTTTACCTATTGCTGGTCTAGAGAACCCTTATCAAAAGTTAATGATGGAAGGTATCGCCTCAAAGGAAGACCTGCAAGTACGGTATGGTTTTGACGGTAAGTTCTTTGCTATTCTTAAAACTGCCGTTTTGCAAAAACCAGATGTTTTACATCTGGACTGGATTCAGAAATATTATATACGCCGTAAAGAGTGGATGATCTGGCTGTTGTTCCCTTTATTCATTATGGAAGTGTTCCTTGTAGATAAGTTCACTAATGTGAAATTAGTCTGGACGCTTCACAACATCATTCCACATGATCTTAATAATATTGGACCTAAAAAGTGGTGCAGATCTTTTTTTGCTCGTTCTTGTGATTGGATACGTGTTTTTGATGAAAAAAGTATACATAAGGCAGTAGCAGCACTAAACGTTACCAAGGATAAATTTAAGGTGGTTCCAGAGGGTTCTTATGTCGATTACTATAAGAACAATACTACAAAAGAAGCAGCACGAAAGGAGCTTTTCCTAGCAATGGATAACTTTGTGTATTTGTACCTAGGCTCTATAAAACCATATAAAGGTATTGAGAACCTGTTGCTAAGCTTTAAAAGGCTAAAAAATGAAAGGGCTTTTCTGATCATAGCAGGGAAAAGTTTTAACGACGAATATTTGAAGGGATTAAACATTGATCACCCTAGAGTCAAGCTCCATGATGAATTTGTTCCGGATGATCAACTAGATATATATTTTAATGCGGCAGATGTAGTTGTGTTACCATTCCATAGTGTGGAGAACTCAGGTTCTGTAATTCTGGCCATGGGATTTAAAAAACCAGTAATTGCACCTAATATGGGTGTCCTTCAGCGACGGCTTAATAATCAGTCTGATCTTCTTTATTCTGACAGAATAGAATTTCAAAAAATAATGGAAACCGTATCTTTTAGAAGTGATCTCAAAGAAAAAGGTCAAAGTAACTTTGAAGAACTAAAAAAGTACCAGTGGTCTGATTTTTCTAAACAATTTGCAAAATGA
- a CDS encoding alginate lyase family protein — protein sequence MQIKLFFNLLNNMGWRYINFRVGHLIQVKLGWFQKKFPASPPHKSFITLNDWKQSQIPFLINSKEAIELDKNLSESLESRFRESLKNNITFFNSQQFQLDKETQWSVNHSNGYKYDVDKHWSKIPDLSKEAGDIKFVWEKARFSYLYDILRYDHHSASDQSSFVLSEIEDFIDSNPINLGPQYKCSQEISLRILNWTYAIHFYKHSEALTPVLFDKIINSIYWQLHHVRQNIHFSRIAVRNNHAITESLMLYVSGLLFPFIPESQKWSKEGLKWFEQEIDYQIYEDGTFLQYSMNYHRVVVQLLTWAIRLNDLNGLRFRESVYTKAQKSLDFLDACLDENSGTLPNYGSNDGALFFKFTDLDYRDYTSQLDDLRMAMHNEAVLPSESFAWYGMSDPAIIDRPQPELASFDIGGYYIINENKVKTFIRCGAYKDRPAQADNLHLDIWVNGINYLWDNGSYKYNTEDTYIKHFTGTAGHNTVTINDNDQMLKGGRFIWFHWIKKAQASLTKNSNYIFDGSIDAYRQLGTINHNRRVEKTPGILEWNITDKVSSNQNQEIKQHWHINPLVQESITFVAIDAEGKELLPTVEEKWHSSYYGIKEKSMALSFSTLSTSISTQLIIKA from the coding sequence GTGCAAATAAAACTATTTTTCAATTTATTAAACAATATGGGATGGCGCTACATTAACTTCCGTGTAGGGCATTTAATTCAGGTGAAATTAGGATGGTTTCAAAAAAAATTTCCAGCTTCTCCTCCACATAAGAGCTTTATAACTTTGAATGATTGGAAGCAATCCCAAATTCCTTTTCTAATTAATTCCAAAGAGGCTATTGAATTAGATAAAAATCTATCTGAAAGTTTAGAGTCTCGCTTTCGCGAAAGCTTAAAAAACAACATCACCTTTTTTAATAGCCAGCAATTTCAATTGGACAAAGAAACGCAATGGTCTGTTAATCATAGCAATGGGTATAAGTATGATGTAGATAAGCATTGGTCGAAAATACCAGATTTATCTAAGGAAGCAGGAGATATCAAGTTTGTTTGGGAGAAAGCTAGATTCTCCTACCTATATGATATCTTGAGATACGACCACCACAGTGCATCAGATCAATCCAGCTTTGTACTTAGTGAAATAGAAGACTTCATTGATAGCAATCCTATAAATTTAGGACCACAATATAAGTGCAGTCAAGAAATAAGTTTACGTATTCTGAACTGGACCTATGCGATTCATTTTTACAAGCATAGTGAGGCATTAACACCAGTTTTATTTGATAAAATTATTAACTCTATATACTGGCAACTTCATCATGTAAGGCAAAACATTCATTTTTCACGTATTGCCGTACGCAATAATCATGCGATAACAGAGTCATTGATGTTGTATGTATCAGGTTTGCTTTTTCCTTTTATACCAGAGAGCCAAAAATGGAGTAAAGAGGGCTTAAAATGGTTCGAACAGGAAATAGACTACCAGATTTATGAGGATGGTACCTTTTTACAGTATTCTATGAATTACCATCGTGTGGTTGTTCAACTACTGACATGGGCGATACGTTTGAACGATTTAAATGGGTTACGCTTTCGCGAAAGCGTTTACACAAAAGCACAGAAATCACTAGACTTTCTTGATGCCTGCCTTGATGAAAATTCTGGCACCTTACCTAATTATGGCAGCAATGATGGGGCTTTGTTTTTCAAATTTACCGATTTGGATTATCGCGATTATACGAGTCAGTTGGATGATTTAAGAATGGCGATGCACAACGAGGCGGTGCTACCATCAGAAAGTTTTGCTTGGTATGGAATGAGTGATCCTGCAATTATAGATCGTCCACAACCCGAACTAGCCTCTTTTGATATAGGAGGATATTATATTATAAATGAAAATAAGGTAAAGACTTTTATACGTTGTGGAGCTTATAAAGACCGACCAGCACAAGCAGATAATCTACATCTAGATATATGGGTAAATGGGATTAATTATCTATGGGATAATGGTAGTTATAAATACAATACGGAAGATACGTATATCAAACATTTCACTGGTACAGCAGGTCATAATACAGTCACCATAAATGACAACGACCAGATGTTAAAAGGGGGGCGTTTTATATGGTTTCACTGGATTAAAAAAGCACAAGCATCACTAACAAAGAACTCCAACTATATTTTTGACGGTAGTATTGATGCTTATAGACAGCTGGGAACGATCAATCATAACAGAAGAGTTGAAAAAACGCCAGGTATATTAGAATGGAATATTACAGATAAGGTTAGCAGCAATCAAAATCAGGAGATAAAACAACATTGGCATATAAACCCCCTTGTTCAAGAATCTATTACCTTTGTAGCGATAGATGCAGAAGGTAAAGAGTTGCTACCTACTGTTGAAGAAAAATGGCACTCCAGTTATTATGGTATTAAAGAAAAATCAATGGCTCTTTCTTTCTCAACATTGTCAACATCTATTAGTACTCAATTAATAATCAAAGCATAA
- a CDS encoding lipid II flippase MurJ has product MKVLLKLFSLKFLAAILGVTFSILQIRYFGASRLIEIYFAAQSLVYIVTSLTQSGQLSEIFLPVYHQLNAIKARMGFKALNLILSRMLIFGLLLTVAVFFLTPYIIQLTVPGFEPSDQEFATLIFRVLLPYLLLQIINSFFINILNAEEKFGRAELLGLINSALNVLSLIVFFPYLGIWALVVSLLLGKCIEFLFYLVQLAKLGYKPAFIWRLEGFDHTEFFKAARSTVGYAVSTQTYTMVLTASISYLPEGSFAIFKYLQNLSSKIQNLVVQPFVTIFFTLYSKSLDSMDYLNDLFQKNMKSLLAINAFLIISIYLLGEQAIEVIWGGDKFQGDDVQLAYNFFQFNAIAILIGSINLMYRKMSVADGKGKMLYRYWTVSQLLSALFSYLLIYLFDINGLLFVIPMNVLLLTIATYIVYKKDSIILNFNYFDRDILILSALVFVAIFIQFYFEFEAKFSLEFFIRIFITTLLCSYPIYLAIKTYRKVFVRF; this is encoded by the coding sequence ATGAAAGTACTATTAAAACTTTTCTCTTTGAAATTTCTTGCAGCCATACTAGGCGTGACCTTTTCGATATTGCAGATACGTTATTTTGGAGCTTCTCGATTGATAGAAATTTACTTTGCTGCTCAGAGTCTAGTTTATATTGTGACTTCATTGACTCAAAGTGGACAACTTTCTGAAATATTTTTGCCAGTATATCATCAGCTCAATGCAATCAAAGCCAGAATGGGATTCAAGGCACTCAACTTGATCCTATCGCGCATGTTGATTTTTGGTCTACTATTAACGGTTGCAGTTTTCTTTTTGACACCATATATCATTCAATTGACCGTTCCTGGATTTGAACCGAGTGATCAAGAATTTGCTACTCTGATTTTTAGAGTATTATTACCTTACTTATTGCTTCAAATCATCAACTCATTCTTTATCAATATCTTGAATGCTGAAGAGAAATTTGGTCGTGCAGAGTTACTAGGTCTTATAAATAGTGCACTCAACGTTCTTTCTTTAATTGTCTTTTTCCCTTACTTGGGTATTTGGGCGCTTGTCGTTTCCTTATTGTTAGGTAAATGTATTGAATTTTTATTTTATTTAGTACAGTTGGCAAAGTTAGGTTACAAGCCAGCTTTTATCTGGAGACTTGAAGGGTTTGATCATACAGAATTCTTTAAGGCCGCGAGAAGCACTGTAGGCTATGCAGTTTCAACCCAAACATATACGATGGTGCTAACCGCAAGTATTTCTTATTTACCAGAAGGTAGTTTTGCTATTTTCAAATATTTACAGAATCTATCTAGTAAGATTCAGAATCTGGTTGTACAGCCTTTTGTGACAATCTTCTTTACACTCTACAGTAAGTCCCTTGATTCTATGGACTATTTAAATGATCTGTTCCAGAAAAACATGAAAAGTCTACTGGCGATCAATGCATTTTTAATTATTTCCATATATCTCTTAGGAGAACAAGCGATCGAAGTAATTTGGGGTGGCGATAAATTTCAGGGTGATGATGTACAGCTGGCATATAACTTTTTTCAATTTAATGCCATTGCTATTTTAATAGGATCTATTAATTTGATGTATAGAAAAATGAGTGTTGCTGACGGTAAAGGAAAAATGTTGTATAGATACTGGACGGTTTCTCAGCTTCTAAGCGCTTTGTTTTCGTATCTATTAATATATCTTTTTGACATCAATGGTCTGTTGTTCGTAATACCTATGAATGTATTGCTGCTAACAATTGCGACATACATTGTTTATAAAAAAGATTCCATAATTCTAAACTTTAATTATTTTGATAGAGATATCTTAATATTATCAGCATTGGTATTTGTAGCCATATTTATTCAATTTTACTTTGAATTTGAGGCGAAATTTTCACTCGAATTTTTTATCCGCATATTTATAACTACGTTATTGTGTTCCTACCCTATTTATCTTGCAATAAAAACATATAGAAAAGTGTTCGTCAGATTTTAA
- a CDS encoding sugar transferase: MYRYFLKPLLDSCIALVAFIFLLPVFMVVFVFLLITNSGSSFFYQLRPGKHGTIFKIIKFKTMNDKKDVNGNLLADDQRLTKVGQIIRKTSFDEIPQLLNVIKGDMSIVGPRPLLPQYLKLYSKQQARRHEVKPGITGWAQVNGRNAISWEEKFQLDVWYVEHQSFLLDLKIIFKTFKKVFVSEGISQEGQATTTFFKGSSNE; the protein is encoded by the coding sequence ATGTATAGATATTTTTTAAAGCCTCTATTAGATAGTTGTATCGCTTTGGTAGCGTTTATTTTTTTGCTTCCAGTTTTTATGGTGGTCTTTGTTTTTTTATTGATTACAAATTCAGGTTCTTCATTTTTCTATCAATTACGTCCAGGAAAGCACGGAACCATTTTTAAAATAATCAAGTTCAAAACCATGAACGATAAGAAAGATGTAAACGGAAACTTGTTAGCAGATGATCAACGGCTTACTAAAGTCGGTCAAATAATAAGAAAAACTTCCTTTGATGAAATCCCTCAATTACTTAATGTCATTAAAGGCGATATGAGTATTGTAGGTCCCAGACCTTTATTGCCTCAATACCTTAAGCTTTATTCCAAACAGCAAGCAAGACGTCATGAGGTAAAACCTGGTATTACGGGATGGGCACAAGTCAATGGGCGTAATGCCATCAGTTGGGAAGAGAAGTTTCAACTGGACGTATGGTATGTAGAACACCAATCATTTTTATTAGATTTGAAAATCATTTTTAAAACTTTTAAAAAAGTGTTTGTTTCAGAAGGTATAAGTCAAGAAGGTCAAGCTACTACTACATTTTTTAAAGGCTCCTCTAATGAATGA
- a CDS encoding serine O-acetyltransferase, producing MQPQVILYRIGNFIHRKGLFRIARLMGYVNRIIFEYWLPSSAKIGYNVKLGYWGIGVVVHSNSVIVNNATIGQNVTIGRNFGDSKVPVIGNDVYIGTGSMLFGEIIVGDNVIIGCNSVVNKDIPSNSTVAGNPYKILKENRIEKYYELDKVRATTSK from the coding sequence ATGCAACCTCAAGTTATATTATATAGGATTGGTAATTTTATTCATAGAAAAGGCCTATTTCGAATTGCGCGTTTGATGGGTTATGTGAATCGTATCATATTTGAGTATTGGCTTCCTAGTTCGGCGAAAATAGGTTACAATGTTAAATTAGGCTATTGGGGAATTGGCGTAGTCGTACATTCTAATTCAGTAATTGTTAATAATGCTACCATAGGGCAAAATGTAACTATAGGGCGTAATTTCGGTGATTCAAAAGTGCCCGTCATAGGTAATGATGTTTACATTGGAACAGGCTCAATGTTGTTTGGAGAAATAATTGTAGGAGATAATGTTATTATCGGTTGTAATTCTGTCGTTAATAAGGACATACCTTCAAATTCAACTGTTGCCGGTAACCCATATAAAATTCTTAAGGAGAACAGAATCGAAAAGTACTATGAATTGGATAAGGTGAGAGCTACAACTTCTAAATAG
- a CDS encoding glycosyltransferase family 4 protein yields the protein MRILLIHQYFLEKNDGGGSRFNEMTRTWAIQGHTVTVLAGMVHYATGEKAPQYKGKFTLHDYQFYDGVDVMRCHVSETYNSSFLGRLWAYFSFVFSSVYAGLFKTKGKFDVILVTSPPLFVGITAYVLSIFKRIPFMFEVRDLWPESAIDTGVLQNKIIIKFAYWFEAFIYRKAKLINVLTPAFRTKLIEKGVSEQKIIFIPNAADFSLAEAVQKDFNAQEFKESLGLTGKFVITYVGAHGVANHLIQLLDAAEFLRDTNVVFQLIGSGMQKQMLIAEKEKRQLDNVIFREPVAKAEVFKYILASDMGASVLKKVDTFKTIYSNKTFDYMSCKKATLLAIDGVSRELINEANCGVYVEPENPSAIAAGIRRVLNDPNKLIEMGENGYNHALQNFDRKVLASRYLDHMKTVIK from the coding sequence ATGCGCATATTACTTATACATCAGTACTTTTTAGAAAAAAATGATGGTGGAGGATCTAGATTCAATGAGATGACGCGCACATGGGCAATTCAAGGTCATACGGTTACCGTACTAGCAGGAATGGTTCATTATGCAACAGGGGAAAAAGCACCTCAATATAAAGGCAAGTTTACCCTCCATGATTATCAGTTTTATGATGGGGTTGATGTCATGCGGTGTCATGTTTCGGAGACTTATAACAGTAGCTTTCTAGGCAGGCTATGGGCTTATTTTAGTTTTGTTTTTAGTAGTGTTTATGCTGGTTTATTTAAAACAAAAGGGAAGTTTGATGTGATACTGGTTACGTCACCACCATTATTTGTTGGTATTACGGCATATGTTTTATCCATTTTTAAAAGAATTCCTTTTATGTTTGAAGTTCGTGATTTATGGCCAGAAAGTGCTATAGATACCGGCGTCCTTCAAAATAAAATCATTATCAAATTTGCTTATTGGTTTGAAGCATTTATATACAGAAAAGCAAAATTAATTAATGTGCTTACCCCAGCCTTTAGAACGAAACTCATTGAAAAAGGAGTTTCAGAGCAAAAAATTATTTTTATTCCAAATGCAGCTGATTTCTCATTGGCAGAAGCGGTTCAAAAAGATTTTAACGCTCAAGAATTTAAAGAAAGCCTTGGACTTACTGGTAAATTTGTAATTACCTATGTGGGGGCTCATGGAGTGGCTAATCACTTGATACAACTTCTAGATGCAGCGGAATTTCTGAGGGATACAAATGTGGTTTTCCAATTGATAGGTTCTGGGATGCAAAAACAAATGCTGATAGCTGAAAAAGAAAAACGTCAATTAGATAATGTTATATTTAGAGAGCCAGTTGCAAAGGCAGAAGTATTTAAATACATATTAGCGTCAGATATGGGAGCTTCTGTATTAAAGAAGGTGGATACATTCAAGACCATTTATTCTAATAAGACCTTTGATTATATGTCTTGTAAAAAAGCTACCTTACTAGCCATTGACGGAGTAAGTAGGGAACTCATCAATGAGGCTAATTGTGGAGTTTATGTGGAGCCCGAGAACCCTAGCGCGATTGCAGCTGGAATACGCAGGGTTTTAAATGACCCAAATAAACTTATAGAAATGGGAGAAAATGGTTATAACCACGCCTTGCAAAATTTTGACAGGAAAGTCTTAGCATCTCGTTATCTAGATCATATGAAAACAGTTATCAAATAA
- a CDS encoding acyltransferase, translated as MNFPAHWLRAMIMRSSCNCFGKNSSVLMGVEFRVPKNITVGNHTVINKNVLLDGRGGHLKIGNNVDIAQETNIWTLEHDVHDDYHIDIGAGITIEDYVWIASRVTILPGVTIGRGAVVASNSVVTKDIPAMTIYGGIPAKQIGIRKSGLKYQLNYKPWFQ; from the coding sequence ATGAATTTTCCTGCACATTGGTTAAGAGCGATGATTATGAGGTCATCTTGTAATTGTTTTGGAAAAAACTCATCTGTTTTGATGGGTGTAGAATTTAGGGTGCCAAAAAACATCACGGTAGGAAACCATACGGTGATTAATAAAAATGTGCTTCTGGACGGTCGTGGCGGTCATTTGAAAATAGGTAACAATGTTGATATAGCCCAAGAAACAAATATATGGACGCTTGAACATGACGTACATGACGACTATCACATTGACATTGGTGCCGGCATTACCATAGAGGACTATGTCTGGATTGCTTCACGAGTGACTATTCTACCAGGTGTTACTATAGGACGCGGTGCTGTGGTCGCTTCAAACTCGGTAGTAACAAAAGATATTCCGGCGATGACCATATACGGTGGTATTCCTGCAAAACAGATAGGAATCAGAAAAAGCGGATTGAAATATCAGCTCAACTACAAGCCGTGGTTTCAATGA
- a CDS encoding glycosyltransferase family 4 protein → MRNKKIAVFMPYANPHVMGWLIELRKFNQVIIGVKTSVKEFREGYFDKQDNLENVFYFFKRGQEALFYKELNRMDVLITLGIFDPLLFKLRLSAPRLSSIYILSEPYNPITGRQPLFIRRLFICLFKIFYSQVNILCIGGAEVKKYYWNLGFKNAKYFNFGYFPELCSPQDLLKTKKRNYHTTNFLYVGQLIERKGINCLMKAINDLSNYTETTDWRFDIIGNGILDQEVIKVASLYENVHYHGLISDFTLLNEFYQNADILVVPSLFDGWAAVVNEGIANACAIIARDTVYSTKSLVENKKNGFIFVEDDQLLSLLLMYLNDDIDISSHQTYSLKIFEEWNHINAARSVSRLIDNHPNDNDLLLKEL, encoded by the coding sequence ATGAGAAATAAAAAAATTGCTGTTTTTATGCCGTATGCAAATCCCCATGTAATGGGTTGGCTTATAGAATTGCGAAAGTTTAATCAAGTTATTATTGGAGTTAAAACTTCTGTAAAAGAATTTAGGGAGGGTTATTTTGACAAACAAGACAACTTGGAAAACGTTTTTTACTTTTTTAAAAGAGGTCAAGAAGCACTTTTTTATAAAGAATTAAATCGTATGGATGTATTAATAACCTTAGGGATATTTGATCCATTACTTTTCAAATTACGTCTATCTGCGCCAAGGTTGTCTTCCATATATATACTTTCAGAACCCTATAACCCTATAACTGGGAGGCAGCCGTTATTCATAAGGCGTTTGTTTATTTGTCTGTTCAAGATATTTTATTCTCAGGTAAATATTTTATGCATTGGTGGCGCAGAGGTAAAGAAATACTATTGGAATTTAGGCTTTAAAAACGCTAAATATTTTAATTTTGGTTATTTCCCCGAATTATGTAGTCCCCAAGATTTATTGAAAACAAAAAAAAGAAATTATCACACTACCAATTTTTTATATGTAGGTCAATTAATTGAGCGCAAGGGAATTAATTGCTTAATGAAGGCTATTAATGACTTATCCAATTACACCGAAACAACCGATTGGAGGTTTGATATTATAGGTAATGGTATCTTAGATCAAGAGGTGATTAAGGTAGCCTCATTGTATGAAAATGTCCATTACCATGGTTTAATTTCAGATTTTACTCTGTTAAATGAATTTTACCAAAATGCAGATATTTTAGTCGTACCATCCCTTTTTGATGGTTGGGCTGCTGTTGTCAACGAAGGGATTGCAAATGCTTGCGCTATCATTGCCCGAGACACCGTTTATTCAACTAAATCTTTGGTAGAAAACAAAAAAAACGGTTTTATTTTTGTTGAAGACGATCAATTATTATCATTGCTTTTAATGTATCTGAATGATGATATAGACATTTCTAGTCATCAAACTTACTCTCTTAAAATTTTTGAGGAGTGGAACCACATCAACGCTGCCAGATCGGTAAGCAGATTGATAGATAATCACCCAAATGATAACGATTTACTTTTAAAAGAGCTCTAA